The stretch of DNA GGAACATCCTTTCTGGCCCGCGGTGGGGATTATTTTTGTCCTGTTCGGATTGGCCCATGTGGTCTTAAGCCGCATCTACCGGATAGGCGCACGAGCCACCGTGCTGGCCGGCATTGCCTGCGGCATCATAGTCATCGGCCTGATGTATTACGGCATCAGCACGACAGACAGCTATTATGCCGGGCTGGCCGGCATCGTCGCCGGTATCGTTATGTGGTCATTGTTCGGCGAGATAGCCGAAACACTCAAAGCCAAATTCAGCGTCAACACCCACATTGAGGTCGGCTACGGCCAACTGCCTATCCTGGTACTGGCCGGTGTCATTTGGGTATTCATTATCAAGGCCGGCGCCATTACCCATCCGGCCGTGTTCCAGTTCCTGATGACCTTTTACGCCATCTGGCTGGGCCACGTCATTCTGCTGAGCCTGTATTACAATCCCTTGCTCGGTCCGGCCCTGCCCGGTCACGACCACGACGGTCCGACGGTCTGGAGCGGTCCGCGCTGGGTATTCACCGCGCTGACCCTGGGCATCTATACCGGTGTCATCGGGTTAATGTGCTTCGGCAACATTGGCGGATACCATACCACCGTCCAGTTGAGCGCCGCGCTCTGGTTCGTCCTGATGGCCTGGAGTTTCGTAGAAGTGGCCAAAAAAGCCTTCCATCTGAAGCTCTGGTAATATCCCGGCGCAGCCGGAAAGCATCGGATACGCAAATCATACTTGATAGCCCATAAAAATCATATTTTTCTTGACTAATACTTTTCTAATTGTATAAATATGCAGAAATTATGAATAAATATTCAGTAGTTGGAACGGAGGATTTTGTATGAAAGAAAAGTCAGCCCGGCAATCGAAGATTGCACAGATAATCAAAGAGCAATCCATCGGCACCCAGGATGAGTTATTGAAATACCTGAAGCAGAAGGGCACCCGGGTTACCCAGGCCACCCTGTCGCGGGATATCAAGGAGATGGGTGTGCTTCAGGTGCCCGGTACGTCAGGACGGCATTACCAGCTGAATCCGGGAGCAACCGGACCGGCGACCCGGGCCGAGCTGACCCGTCGCTTCGGCGGCTATTTAACTGATATCAAATCCGCCGGCAACCTGATCGTGGTCAAGACACTGCCCGGCGAGGCATCAGGCACGGCCCGGCTGGTTGACGGGCTGAACCTGCCGGAGGTCCTGGGCACGATTGCCGGTGACGATACGTTTTTGATAATAGTCAAGGACAAGCAATCGCTCAAGAAAGTGCTGG from Candidatus Brocadiia bacterium encodes:
- the argR gene encoding arginine repressor; translated protein: MKEKSARQSKIAQIIKEQSIGTQDELLKYLKQKGTRVTQATLSRDIKEMGVLQVPGTSGRHYQLNPGATGPATRAELTRRFGGYLTDIKSAGNLIVVKTLPGEASGTARLVDGLNLPEVLGTIAGDDTFLIIVKDKQSLKKVLEKIKT